A single window of Leclercia adecarboxylata DNA harbors:
- the nudB gene encoding dihydroneopterin triphosphate diphosphatase codes for MTYKLPVSVLVVIYAQDTKRVLMLQRRDDPAFWQSVTGSLEEGETALQAAAREVKEEVAIDVAREQLTLKDCQRTVDFEIFSHLRHRYAPGTERNTESWFCLALPHEREIVFTEHLTYRWVSAAEAASLTKSWSNRQAIEEFVINVN; via the coding sequence ATGACATATAAGCTTCCCGTTTCTGTCTTAGTTGTCATTTATGCCCAGGACACGAAGCGGGTGCTGATGTTGCAGCGGCGCGACGATCCCGCGTTCTGGCAGTCGGTTACCGGCAGCCTGGAAGAGGGTGAAACCGCGCTGCAGGCCGCCGCGCGCGAAGTAAAGGAAGAGGTCGCCATTGACGTTGCTCGCGAGCAACTGACCCTGAAGGACTGTCAGCGCACGGTGGATTTTGAAATTTTTAGCCATTTACGTCATCGCTACGCGCCGGGGACTGAACGCAATACGGAATCCTGGTTCTGCCTTGCGCTTCCTCACGAGCGGGAGATCGTGTTCACCGAACACCTGACCTACCGCTGGGTTAGCGCGGCCGAGGCCGCGTCGTTAACCAAGTCGTGGAGCAACCGGCAGGCGATTGAAGAATTTGTAATCAATGTTAATTAA
- the znuB gene encoding zinc ABC transporter permease subunit ZnuB — MIELLLPGWLAGMMLACAAGPLGSFVVWRRMSYFGDTLAHASLLGVAFGLLLDVNPFYAVIAVTLLLAAGLVWLEKRPHLAVDTLLGIMAHSALSLGLVVVSLMSNIRVDLMAYLFGDLLAVTPDDLIAIAIGVVIVLAILLWQWRNLLAMTISPDLAFVDGVKLQRVKLLLMLVTALTIGVAMKFVGALIITSLLIIPAATARRFARTPEQMASVAVGVGMIAVTGGLTFSAFYDTPAGPSVVLCAAALFIFSMMKKPAS; from the coding sequence ATGATTGAATTATTATTGCCCGGCTGGCTGGCCGGGATGATGCTCGCCTGCGCGGCGGGTCCACTGGGCTCGTTTGTCGTCTGGCGTCGGATGTCTTACTTTGGCGATACCCTCGCCCACGCCTCCCTGCTGGGTGTGGCGTTTGGCTTACTGCTGGATGTTAATCCGTTCTATGCAGTGATTGCGGTGACGCTGCTGCTGGCCGCCGGTCTGGTGTGGCTGGAGAAGCGCCCGCACCTGGCGGTGGATACGCTGCTCGGGATCATGGCGCACAGCGCCCTGTCGCTGGGTCTGGTGGTGGTCAGCCTGATGTCCAACATTCGCGTGGATCTGATGGCCTATCTCTTCGGCGACCTGCTGGCGGTGACGCCGGACGATCTGATTGCTATCGCCATCGGGGTGGTAATCGTGCTGGCTATCCTGCTGTGGCAGTGGCGTAACCTGCTGGCGATGACCATCAGCCCGGATTTAGCCTTTGTTGATGGCGTGAAGCTGCAACGCGTCAAGCTGCTGCTGATGCTGGTGACCGCCCTGACCATTGGCGTGGCGATGAAGTTTGTCGGGGCGTTAATTATTACGTCGCTGCTGATTATCCCCGCCGCCACCGCGCGTCGTTTTGCCCGCACGCCGGAGCAGATGGCCAGCGTAGCCGTGGGTGTCGGGATGATTGCCGTGACCGGAGGGTTAACCTTCTCAGCGTTTTACGACACCCCAGCCGGACCGTCGGTGGTGCTCTGTGCGGCAGCGCTGTTTATCTTCAGCATGATGAAGAAACCGGCCAGCTGA
- the znuC gene encoding zinc ABC transporter ATP-binding protein ZnuC, which translates to MTNLVTLENISVSFGQRRVLSDVSLDLKPGKILTLLGPNGAGKSTLVRVVLGLVAPDSGLIKRDRQLRIGYVPQKLHLDATLPLTVSRFLRLRPDTRKEDILPALKRVQAGHLIDAPLQKLSGGETQRVLLARALLNKPQLLVLDEPTQGVDVNGQVALYDLIDQLRKELDCAVLMVSHDLHLVMAKTDEVLCLNHHICCSGTPEVVSMHPEFISMFGPRGAEQLGIYRHHHNHRHDLQGRIVLRRGNGNS; encoded by the coding sequence ATGACGAATCTGGTAACTCTCGAAAACATTTCGGTTTCATTCGGTCAGCGCCGCGTCCTCTCTGACGTTTCGCTGGATTTGAAACCCGGTAAAATTTTGACGCTGCTTGGCCCCAATGGCGCGGGTAAATCGACGCTGGTGCGCGTGGTGCTGGGCCTGGTAGCACCCGACAGCGGCCTTATCAAGCGTGACCGGCAGCTGCGCATCGGCTATGTACCGCAGAAGCTGCACCTGGACGCCACCCTGCCGCTCACGGTCAGCCGTTTTCTGCGTCTGCGTCCCGATACGCGCAAAGAGGACATTCTTCCGGCGCTCAAGCGGGTACAGGCCGGGCATCTGATCGACGCGCCCCTGCAAAAGCTCTCCGGGGGCGAGACCCAGCGCGTGCTGCTGGCCCGCGCCCTGCTCAACAAGCCGCAGCTGCTGGTGCTCGACGAGCCTACCCAGGGGGTGGACGTCAACGGTCAGGTGGCGCTGTATGACCTGATCGATCAGCTGCGCAAAGAGCTGGACTGCGCCGTGCTGATGGTGTCACACGATCTGCATCTGGTGATGGCAAAAACAGACGAAGTGCTCTGTCTGAACCATCACATCTGCTGTTCTGGCACACCGGAAGTGGTCTCCATGCACCCTGAGTTTATCTCGATGTTTGGCCCACGCGGCGCCGAGCAGCTGGGCATTTATCGCCACCATCACAACCACCGCCATGATTTGCAGGGACGCATTGTCCTTCGCCGGGGAAACGGTAACTCATGA
- a CDS encoding hemerythrin domain-containing protein, whose translation MNIDKMKIQHAEIIHKISRLRELSRAGVTAHAQEIAQTVISMSSVIKVHLSAEDQFLYPYLEKVNDQKLKTMSVNFQREMADIVAEYEKFSRRWNTANKLINCDEAFRRDANVVLRKVHERMQREDHNFYPLVEQL comes from the coding sequence GTGAATATTGATAAAATGAAGATCCAGCATGCCGAGATTATCCATAAAATTAGCCGCCTCAGGGAGCTTAGCCGGGCGGGTGTGACGGCTCATGCGCAAGAAATCGCTCAAACCGTTATCAGTATGAGTTCTGTGATTAAAGTACACCTTTCTGCCGAAGATCAGTTTTTATATCCTTATCTGGAAAAGGTGAACGATCAAAAGCTAAAAACAATGAGCGTAAATTTTCAGCGCGAGATGGCTGATATTGTTGCCGAGTATGAAAAGTTTTCCCGTCGCTGGAATACGGCAAATAAGCTTATCAATTGTGACGAGGCATTTCGCCGCGACGCGAATGTAGTGTTGCGCAAGGTGCATGAACGAATGCAGCGCGAGGATCATAATTTTTATCCGCTGGTAGAGCAGCTTTAA
- the znuA gene encoding zinc ABC transporter substrate-binding protein ZnuA, translating into MLQKNTLLFAALSAALWGSTAQDVNAAVVASLKPLGFIASAIADGVTETQVLLPDGASEHDYSLRPSDVKRLQNADLVVWIGPEMEAFMQKSASQLPDAKQVNISNLTGVKPLLMKGSDDDDHDHDHGSAEGEKGDEHHHHGEYNMHLWLSPEIARLSAVAIHEKLVELMPQSRAKLDANLKDFEAQLAATDKQVGTELAPLKGKGYFVFHDAYGYYEKHYGLTPLGHFTVNPEIQPGAQRLHEIRTQLVEQKASCVFAEPQFRPAVVEAVARGTSVRMGTLDPLGTSIQLSKASYSQFLSQLANQYASCLKGD; encoded by the coding sequence ATGTTACAGAAAAATACGCTTCTTTTCGCAGCATTATCCGCTGCCCTTTGGGGTTCAACAGCACAAGATGTTAACGCCGCCGTTGTCGCTTCGCTTAAGCCGCTCGGTTTTATCGCTTCCGCTATTGCAGATGGCGTGACGGAAACCCAGGTGTTACTGCCTGATGGTGCCTCTGAACATGACTATTCCCTGCGCCCTTCGGATGTAAAACGCTTACAAAACGCAGACTTAGTGGTCTGGATTGGGCCAGAGATGGAAGCCTTCATGCAGAAGTCTGCAAGTCAGCTGCCGGATGCTAAACAGGTTAACATTTCTAATCTTACGGGTGTGAAACCGCTGCTCATGAAAGGGTCTGATGATGACGATCATGACCACGATCACGGGAGCGCTGAAGGGGAAAAAGGTGACGAGCATCACCATCACGGTGAGTACAATATGCACCTTTGGCTTTCCCCAGAGATAGCACGCCTTTCGGCGGTTGCAATCCATGAAAAATTAGTGGAACTTATGCCGCAAAGTCGAGCCAAACTTGACGCCAACCTGAAGGATTTTGAGGCACAACTTGCCGCAACCGACAAGCAGGTGGGTACCGAGCTCGCACCACTGAAAGGTAAAGGATATTTCGTTTTTCATGATGCCTACGGCTACTATGAAAAACACTACGGTCTCACGCCGCTTGGCCATTTCACCGTCAATCCAGAAATTCAACCCGGTGCGCAGCGTTTACATGAAATCAGAACACAGTTGGTTGAGCAGAAAGCGTCCTGCGTTTTTGCTGAGCCACAGTTCAGGCCAGCGGTCGTTGAAGCCGTGGCAAGGGGTACGTCCGTGCGTATGGGCACCCTTGACCCACTTGGAACCTCTATCCAGTTGAGCAAAGCGAGCTATTCGCAGTTCCTCAGCCAACTGGCGAACCAGTATGCGAGCTGCCTGAAAGGAGATTAA
- a CDS encoding hydrolase, translated as MLTLDAARTALVVIDLQEGILPFAGGPHTADEVVSRSARLAEKCRASGSPVVMVRVGWSADFAEALKQPVDAQGAAHALPDNWWTYPASLGKRDSDIEVTKRQWGAFYGTDLELQLRRRGIETIILCGIATNIGVESTARNAWELGFNLVIAEDACSTATAEQHQASVTHIFPRISRVRSTDEIINAL; from the coding sequence ATGCTTACACTCGACGCTGCCCGTACCGCCCTCGTGGTCATTGATTTACAGGAAGGGATCCTGCCCTTTGCCGGTGGCCCACATACGGCGGATGAGGTGGTCAGCCGCAGCGCACGTCTGGCAGAAAAATGCCGCGCCAGCGGCTCGCCGGTGGTGATGGTGCGCGTGGGCTGGTCTGCGGACTTTGCCGAGGCGCTGAAGCAGCCTGTCGACGCTCAGGGCGCGGCCCATGCCCTGCCGGACAACTGGTGGACCTATCCCGCGTCACTCGGTAAACGCGACAGCGATATCGAAGTGACCAAACGCCAGTGGGGTGCCTTCTACGGCACCGACCTGGAGCTGCAGCTGCGCCGTCGCGGCATTGAGACTATTATTCTGTGTGGGATCGCCACCAACATTGGCGTGGAATCCACCGCGCGTAACGCCTGGGAGCTGGGCTTTAATCTGGTGATCGCCGAAGATGCGTGCAGCACGGCCACCGCCGAGCAGCATCAGGCCAGCGTGACGCATATCTTCCCGCGCATCAGCCGCGTGCGCAGCACCGACGAGATTATCAACGCACTATGA
- a CDS encoding YebC/PmpR family DNA-binding transcriptional regulator, with protein sequence MAGHSKWANTKHRKAAQDAKRGKIFTKIIRELVTAARLGGGDAGSNPRLRAAIDKALSNNMTRDTLNRAIARGVGGDDDTNMETIIYEGYGPGGTAVMIECLSDNRNRTVAEVRHAFTKTGGNLGTDGSVAYLFSKKGVISFEKGDEDVIMEAALEAGAEDVVTYDDGAIDVYTTWEEMGAVRDALEAAGLKADAAEVTMIPSTKADMDAETAPKLLRLIDMLEDCDDVQEVYHNGEISDEVAATL encoded by the coding sequence ATGGCAGGTCATAGTAAGTGGGCCAACACCAAACACCGCAAAGCGGCACAGGATGCCAAACGCGGTAAGATCTTTACCAAAATCATTCGTGAGCTGGTTACCGCAGCCCGTCTGGGCGGCGGCGATGCCGGCTCCAACCCACGTCTGCGCGCAGCGATCGATAAAGCGCTGAGCAACAACATGACGCGTGACACCCTGAACCGTGCTATCGCCCGTGGCGTAGGCGGCGACGATGACACCAACATGGAAACCATCATTTATGAAGGTTACGGTCCAGGCGGCACGGCGGTGATGATTGAGTGTCTGTCCGACAACCGTAACCGTACCGTTGCGGAAGTGCGTCACGCCTTCACCAAAACCGGTGGCAACCTGGGTACCGACGGTTCCGTGGCCTACCTGTTCAGCAAAAAAGGGGTGATCTCCTTCGAGAAAGGCGACGAAGACGTGATCATGGAAGCGGCGCTGGAAGCCGGTGCTGAAGATGTTGTGACCTATGACGACGGCGCGATTGACGTCTATACCACATGGGAAGAGATGGGTGCGGTGCGTGATGCGCTGGAAGCGGCAGGTCTGAAAGCCGACGCGGCTGAAGTCACCATGATCCCGTCCACCAAAGCGGACATGGATGCGGAAACCGCACCAAAACTGCTGCGTCTGATCGACATGCTCGAAGACTGCGACGATGTGCAGGAAGTTTACCACAACGGTGAAATCTCCGACGAGGTTGCGGCTACGCTGTAA
- a CDS encoding DinI family protein, whose translation MFVELVYDKRNVEGLTGAREIILNELTKRVHRIFPDAEVKVKPMQANGLNSDASKSDREKLNRMLEEMFEESDMWLVSE comes from the coding sequence ATGTTCGTTGAGTTGGTGTACGACAAACGGAATGTTGAAGGATTAACAGGTGCCAGAGAAATAATTCTGAATGAGTTAACAAAGCGAGTGCACCGGATCTTTCCGGATGCAGAAGTGAAGGTTAAGCCGATGCAGGCGAACGGCTTAAACAGCGATGCCAGCAAAAGCGATCGGGAGAAGCTGAACCGCATGCTGGAGGAAATGTTTGAAGAATCCGATATGTGGTTAGTTTCGGAGTAG
- the aspS gene encoding aspartate--tRNA ligase, with amino-acid sequence MRTEYCGQLRQSHVGQQVTLCGWVNRRRDLGSLIFIDMRDREGIVQVFFDPDRADALKLASELRNEFCIQVTGTVRARDEKNINSDMATGEIEVLATDLTIINRSESLPLDFNHVNTEEARLKYRYLDLRRPEMADRLKTRAKITSLVRRFMDDHGFLDIETPMLTKATPEGARDYLVPSRVHKGKFYALPQSPQLFKQLLMMSGFDRYYQIVKCFRDEDLRADRQPEFTQIDVETSFMTAEQVREVMEALVRSLWQDVKGVDLGDFPIMTFAEAERRYGSDKPDLRNPMELVDVADLLKDVEFAVFSGPANDPKGRVAALRVPGGASLSRKQIDDYGNFIKIYGAKGLAYIKVTERAKGIEGITSPVAKFLNAEIVESILARTEAQDGDMIFFGADNKKVVADSMGALRLKLGKDLNLTDEAKWAPLWVIDFPMFEDDGEGGLTAMHHPFTSAKEMSAADLKAAPEDAVANAYDMVINGYEVGGGSVRIHSMEMQQTVFGILGINEQEQREKFGFLLDALKYGTPPHAGLAFGLDRLTMLLTGTDNIRDVIAFPKTTAAACLMTEAPSFANPTSLSELGIEVVKKEEKN; translated from the coding sequence ATGCGTACAGAATATTGCGGGCAGCTGCGTCAGTCCCACGTCGGACAGCAGGTGACCCTGTGTGGTTGGGTCAACCGTCGTCGTGATCTTGGCAGCCTTATCTTTATCGATATGCGCGACCGTGAAGGCATCGTGCAGGTATTTTTCGATCCGGATCGTGCCGACGCGTTAAAGCTGGCATCTGAGCTGCGTAATGAGTTCTGCATCCAGGTGACCGGCACCGTGCGTGCGCGTGACGAAAAGAACATCAACAGCGACATGGCGACCGGCGAAATCGAAGTGCTGGCAACCGATCTGACCATCATTAACCGTTCAGAATCACTGCCGCTGGACTTCAACCACGTCAATACCGAAGAAGCGCGTCTGAAATATCGCTATCTCGACCTGCGTCGCCCGGAGATGGCCGATCGCCTGAAAACCCGTGCGAAAATCACCAGCCTGGTGCGCCGCTTTATGGACGATCACGGTTTCCTCGATATCGAAACCCCGATGCTGACCAAAGCGACCCCGGAAGGCGCACGTGACTACCTCGTGCCATCCCGTGTACATAAAGGCAAATTCTACGCGCTGCCGCAGTCTCCTCAGCTGTTCAAACAGCTGCTGATGATGTCCGGCTTTGACCGTTACTACCAGATCGTTAAATGCTTCCGCGACGAAGATCTGCGTGCTGACCGCCAGCCTGAATTTACCCAGATCGACGTCGAGACCTCCTTCATGACCGCCGAGCAGGTGCGCGAAGTGATGGAAGCGCTGGTGCGCAGCCTGTGGCAGGACGTGAAGGGTGTGGATCTGGGCGACTTCCCGATCATGACCTTCGCCGAAGCCGAGCGTCGCTACGGCTCCGACAAACCAGACCTGCGTAACCCGATGGAGCTGGTGGACGTTGCTGACCTACTGAAAGACGTTGAATTCGCCGTCTTCTCCGGCCCGGCGAACGATCCGAAAGGCCGCGTGGCTGCCCTGCGCGTACCGGGCGGTGCGAGCCTGAGCCGCAAGCAGATCGACGACTACGGCAACTTCATTAAGATCTATGGCGCGAAAGGCCTGGCTTACATCAAAGTCACCGAGCGTGCGAAAGGCATTGAAGGCATCACCAGCCCGGTCGCCAAATTCCTCAACGCTGAGATCGTCGAATCCATTCTGGCGCGCACTGAAGCCCAGGACGGGGACATGATCTTCTTCGGCGCGGACAACAAGAAAGTGGTTGCCGATTCAATGGGCGCACTGCGCCTGAAACTGGGTAAAGACCTGAACCTGACCGACGAAGCCAAATGGGCGCCGCTGTGGGTGATAGACTTCCCAATGTTCGAAGACGACGGCGAAGGCGGTCTGACCGCAATGCACCACCCGTTCACCTCGGCAAAAGAGATGAGCGCGGCAGATCTGAAAGCGGCACCGGAAGACGCGGTCGCTAACGCCTATGATATGGTCATCAACGGCTACGAAGTGGGCGGTGGTTCCGTGCGTATTCACAGCATGGAAATGCAGCAGACGGTGTTCGGTATTCTGGGTATCAACGAACAGGAACAGCGCGAGAAGTTCGGCTTCCTGCTGGATGCCCTGAAGTACGGTACGCCTCCGCACGCAGGCCTGGCCTTTGGTCTGGATCGCCTGACCATGCTGCTGACCGGTACCGACAACATTCGTGACGTTATCGCTTTCCCGAAAACCACCGCCGCTGCCTGTCTGATGACCGAAGCGCCAAGCTTTGCTAACCCAACCTCACTGAGCGAGCTGGGTATCGAAGTGGTGAAAAAGGAAGAGAAAAACTGA
- the ruvA gene encoding Holliday junction branch migration protein RuvA, which translates to MIGRLRGIILEKQPPIVLLEAGGVGYEVHMPMTCFYELPDAGKEAIVFTHFVVREDAQLLFGFNNKQERTLFKELIKTNGVGPKLALAILSGMSAPQFVNAVEREDPAALIKLPGIGKKTAERLIVEMKDRFKGLHGDLFTPAADLVLTSPAGPTADDAEQEAVAALVALGYKPQEASRMVSKIAKPDATSETLIREALRAAL; encoded by the coding sequence GTGATAGGCAGACTCAGAGGCATCATCTTAGAAAAACAACCCCCGATAGTGCTGCTTGAGGCCGGAGGCGTGGGCTACGAAGTGCATATGCCGATGACCTGCTTCTATGAATTGCCGGACGCGGGCAAAGAGGCGATTGTCTTCACCCACTTTGTCGTGCGTGAAGATGCCCAGCTGCTGTTTGGCTTTAACAATAAGCAGGAACGCACCCTGTTTAAAGAGCTGATCAAAACTAACGGCGTAGGGCCAAAGCTGGCGCTGGCGATCCTCTCCGGGATGTCGGCTCCACAGTTTGTTAACGCCGTTGAGCGCGAAGACCCCGCCGCACTGATTAAACTTCCCGGCATCGGCAAGAAAACGGCCGAGCGCCTGATTGTTGAGATGAAAGATCGCTTTAAAGGTCTGCACGGCGATCTGTTTACCCCTGCTGCTGACCTGGTGCTGACGTCACCTGCCGGCCCGACAGCAGACGATGCGGAACAGGAAGCGGTTGCCGCGCTGGTGGCGCTGGGCTATAAACCTCAGGAAGCGAGCCGGATGGTCAGCAAGATTGCTAAACCGGACGCGACCAGTGAAACCCTGATTCGTGAAGCGCTGCGCGCTGCATTGTGA
- the ruvB gene encoding Holliday junction branch migration DNA helicase RuvB, whose product MIEADRLVSAGSVQTEDLVDRAIRPKLLDEYIGQPQVRSQMEIFIQAAKLRGDALDHLLIFGPPGLGKTTLANIVANEMGVNLRTTSGPVLEKAGDLAAMLTNLEPHDVLFIDEIHRLSPVVEEVLYPAMEDYQLDIMIGEGPAARSIKIDLPPFTLIGATTRAGSLTSPLRDRFGIVQRLEFYQVPDLQHIVSRSARYMGLEMSEEGAFEVAKRSRGTPRIANRLLRRVRDFAEVKHDGSISHEIAAQALDMLNVDAEGFDYMDRKLLLAVLDKFFGGPVGLDNLAAAIGEERETIEDVLEPYLIQQGFLQRTPRGRMATVRAWDHFGITPPEMP is encoded by the coding sequence ATGATTGAAGCAGACCGTCTGGTCTCGGCCGGCAGCGTTCAGACAGAAGATCTGGTGGACCGTGCGATCCGCCCGAAGCTGCTGGATGAGTATATTGGCCAGCCGCAGGTACGCTCGCAGATGGAGATCTTTATCCAGGCGGCGAAACTTCGTGGCGACGCACTCGACCACCTGCTGATTTTTGGCCCGCCAGGGCTCGGGAAAACCACGCTTGCCAACATTGTCGCCAACGAGATGGGCGTCAATCTGCGCACCACCTCCGGCCCGGTGCTGGAGAAAGCGGGCGATCTGGCAGCGATGCTGACCAACCTCGAACCTCACGATGTGTTGTTTATCGATGAGATCCACCGCCTGTCACCGGTGGTGGAAGAGGTGCTCTATCCGGCGATGGAAGATTACCAGCTGGATATCATGATTGGCGAAGGTCCGGCGGCGCGCTCGATTAAGATCGATCTGCCGCCCTTCACCCTGATTGGCGCCACCACCCGCGCGGGCTCGTTAACCTCGCCGCTGCGCGACCGTTTCGGTATCGTGCAGCGCCTCGAGTTTTATCAGGTGCCCGACCTCCAGCATATCGTCAGCCGCAGCGCGCGCTACATGGGGCTGGAGATGAGCGAAGAGGGGGCCTTTGAAGTGGCGAAGCGCTCCCGCGGTACGCCGCGTATTGCGAACCGACTGCTGCGTAGGGTGCGTGATTTTGCCGAGGTGAAGCACGACGGCTCCATTTCGCATGAGATCGCCGCTCAGGCGCTGGATATGCTGAACGTGGATGCCGAAGGGTTTGACTATATGGACCGCAAGCTGCTGCTGGCGGTGCTGGACAAGTTCTTTGGCGGGCCGGTCGGGCTGGATAACCTGGCGGCAGCGATTGGTGAAGAGCGGGAAACCATTGAAGATGTGCTGGAGCCGTACCTGATCCAGCAGGGCTTTTTGCAGCGCACGCCACGCGGGCGCATGGCGACGGTGCGTGCCTGGGATCACTTTGGCATTACGCCGCCGGAGATGCCTTAA
- the ruvC gene encoding crossover junction endodeoxyribonuclease RuvC — protein sequence MAIILGIDPGSRITGYGVIRQVGRQLTYLGSGCIRTKVDDLPSRLKLIYAGVTEIITQFQPDYFAIEQVFMAKNADSALKLGQARGVAIVAAVNQDLPVFEYAARQVKQTVVGNGGADKSQVQHMVRTLLKLPANPQADAADALAIAITHCHVSQNAMQISESRLNLARGRLR from the coding sequence ATGGCGATTATTCTCGGTATTGACCCGGGCTCACGCATCACCGGTTATGGCGTAATCCGCCAGGTCGGGCGTCAGTTGACCTACCTTGGCAGCGGTTGTATCCGTACCAAAGTGGACGATCTGCCGTCGCGTCTGAAGCTCATCTACGCGGGCGTGACGGAGATCATTACCCAGTTCCAGCCGGACTATTTCGCCATCGAACAGGTGTTTATGGCGAAGAACGCCGACTCAGCGCTGAAGCTCGGTCAGGCACGCGGCGTGGCGATTGTCGCGGCGGTAAATCAGGATCTGCCGGTGTTTGAATACGCCGCGCGGCAGGTCAAGCAAACCGTGGTGGGGAACGGTGGAGCAGACAAAAGCCAGGTGCAGCACATGGTGCGAACCCTGTTAAAACTGCCCGCCAATCCGCAGGCGGATGCCGCCGATGCCCTGGCGATCGCCATTACCCACTGCCACGTCAGCCAGAACGCGATGCAGATAAGCGAGTCGCGGCTCAATCTGGCGCGCGGTCGATTGCGCTAA